A portion of the Candidatus Pristimantibacillus lignocellulolyticus genome contains these proteins:
- a CDS encoding DUF2161 family putative PD-(D/E)XK-type phosphodiesterase, producing the protein MAISKEEELYDPIKSYFVHRGYEVKAEVNHCDLVAIHPETEETIIVEMKKTFNLALLLQGVERQRLGAQVYLAIERNRKKSGAVNQRYGDLTELCRRLNIGLMTVTFYRTKAAVVDILCLPEDEPIRYNRVRKGKRLLQEFKERTGDYNVGGSHARKLVTSYREKALRCALSLQQLELSSPKNLSTHSGVANVAVILRHNYYGWFHKVERGKYMLTADGHAALLEYENVINGWTNS; encoded by the coding sequence ATGGCCATCTCTAAAGAAGAGGAATTGTATGATCCGATTAAGAGTTATTTTGTACATAGAGGTTATGAGGTTAAGGCAGAGGTGAATCATTGCGATCTTGTCGCTATTCATCCTGAAACGGAAGAAACAATAATTGTTGAAATGAAAAAAACGTTCAATCTTGCATTACTTCTGCAAGGAGTTGAACGTCAAAGATTAGGTGCTCAAGTTTATTTGGCTATTGAGCGAAATCGCAAAAAATCAGGTGCAGTGAATCAAAGATATGGTGATCTAACCGAGCTTTGTCGTAGACTCAATATTGGACTTATGACTGTAACCTTCTATCGGACCAAAGCAGCAGTCGTTGACATCTTATGTTTGCCAGAAGATGAACCTATCCGATATAATCGCGTACGTAAAGGTAAACGTCTGCTACAAGAATTTAAAGAGCGTACTGGTGATTATAATGTCGGTGGTAGTCATGCTCGCAAACTGGTAACATCGTATCGTGAGAAAGCACTTCGCTGTGCCCTCTCACTACAACAACTGGAATTATCATCCCCGAAAAACCTAAGCACACATTCTGGCGTTGCTAATGTAGCTGTAATATTGCGCCATAATTACTACGGTTGGTTTCATAAAGTTGAACGTGGCAAATACATGTTAACTGCCGATGGTCATGCCGCATTATTGGAATATGAGAACGTCATAAATGGATGGACTAATTCCTAG
- a CDS encoding AbrB/MazE/SpoVT family DNA-binding domain-containing protein, which translates to MKPAGVVRKVDQLGRIVLPKSLRKRYLMNEGDPVEIFVQGDHIILERYRPKCVFCGSMVEVVDFKERYVCEACMTEMNLLKN; encoded by the coding sequence ATGAAACCAGCAGGCGTGGTAAGAAAAGTGGATCAGCTAGGACGTATTGTCCTACCCAAATCACTTCGCAAGCGTTATCTGATGAATGAAGGTGACCCTGTTGAAATTTTTGTACAGGGAGATCATATTATCTTGGAAAGATACCGTCCTAAATGCGTATTCTGTGGTTCTATGGTCGAAGTCGTTGACTTCAAAGAAAGATATGTATGTGAAGCATGCATGACTGAAATGAATCTACTTAAAAATTAG
- the trmL gene encoding tRNA (uridine(34)/cytosine(34)/5-carboxymethylaminomethyluridine(34)-2'-O)-methyltransferase TrmL — MAFHIVLVEPEIPANTGNIARTCAATGAHLHLVRPLGFSTDDKQLKRAGLDYWHAVNVQYYDSFAELQEKNSAANFYYASTKAKKMYSDVSYQDGDFIVFGKETKGLPEELIYSNIENCIKMPMTDAVRSLNLSNSAACILYEALRQNDFPNLL; from the coding sequence ATGGCTTTTCATATCGTTTTAGTCGAACCAGAAATCCCAGCAAATACAGGTAATATTGCTCGAACATGCGCAGCGACAGGGGCACATTTACATCTAGTGCGTCCTCTTGGGTTCAGCACGGATGACAAACAATTAAAGCGTGCTGGCTTAGATTATTGGCATGCAGTGAACGTACAGTATTATGATTCCTTTGCTGAATTACAAGAGAAAAATAGTGCTGCTAATTTTTATTATGCTAGTACAAAAGCAAAAAAAATGTATTCTGACGTTTCATATCAAGATGGAGATTTTATTGTTTTTGGTAAAGAAACAAAAGGATTACCTGAGGAATTAATTTATAGTAATATTGAAAATTGTATTAAAATGCCGATGACGGATGCAGTAAGATCATTGAATTTATCCAATTCTGCTGCTTGTATTTTGTATGAAGCATTAAGACAAAATGACTTTCCAAACCTATTGTGA
- a CDS encoding response regulator transcription factor, which yields MQKKILIVDDEPSISKLIEFNLKLAGFEVLCVADGEAVFQSLRVFRPDLIILDLMLPKMNGIEVCRILRNQNNAVPIIMLTALHDIADKIKGLDNGADDYMTKPFSPQELISRITAIFRRIDTLPGISKDIQYQIGSLNIWADQRQVFLNDQLIELTPKEFELLLFLCKHEGKVLSRQQLLHGVWDYHFLGDTRIVDVHISHLRDKIERNARNPEYITTIRNVGYKLQPPKINSSSFA from the coding sequence ATGCAAAAGAAAATATTAATTGTTGATGACGAGCCTTCAATTTCCAAATTGATTGAATTCAACTTAAAGCTTGCCGGCTTTGAAGTTTTATGCGTTGCTGATGGCGAAGCCGTCTTTCAATCTTTAAGAGTATTTCGTCCTGACTTAATTATACTTGATCTAATGCTTCCGAAAATGAACGGAATTGAAGTTTGCCGTATACTACGAAATCAAAATAATGCTGTTCCTATTATAATGCTTACTGCACTCCATGACATCGCCGACAAAATTAAAGGTCTTGATAATGGTGCCGACGATTATATGACGAAACCATTTAGTCCGCAAGAATTAATCTCACGTATTACAGCTATTTTCCGTAGAATTGATACTTTACCTGGAATAAGTAAAGATATACAATATCAAATTGGTTCATTGAACATTTGGGCTGACCAACGCCAAGTATTTCTCAATGATCAGTTAATCGAGCTTACTCCGAAAGAATTTGAATTGTTACTGTTCCTTTGTAAGCATGAAGGAAAAGTGTTAAGTCGTCAACAATTACTGCATGGAGTTTGGGATTACCACTTCTTGGGCGACACTAGAATCGTAGATGTTCATATTAGTCATCTTCGCGATAAAATTGAACGTAATGCCCGCAATCCTGAGTATATTACAACGATTCGCAATGTTGGATATAAGCTGCAACCACCGAAGATAAACAGTAGTTCATTTGCATAA